TGGAAAGTCCATGAGAGAGGCATCCCAGGTTTGGGCACCCTGGATTAAAGGAGGAATGGGCAGTGTGGGAGAGGGTAGTGCTACAGGCACCAGGATCTGCATCCCTGGGGACTTCACAGGTGCAGCAAGAACAGACTCCACCTGGTAGGAGGAAAGAGAATCAGAGAGGTGATTCAGCAGGTCAAAGACTCAGAGGCAGTGGAAGGCAGGACCAAGTCCACTTCTCATCCCTCTCAGGACGAGACCCCTCAGTCTCTCCATCACCTCCCCACGTCCTCTCCCCCATCAACCTAGGATCATTCTCTACCGCTCAGCCTTTCTTTGCCTTCACAGGTCACCTCTTCCTCCACCCAGTTCTCACCTCACAGGGGATTCAGACAGGCTTTCCCGCAAAAGCCCACACAGCACTTCTTGGCCTCCGGGCAATCAGCATCTCTCAAACATTTGTTAGGAGGATTTAACATGGCGCACTGCATCAGGATCCTGGGGCAGGAGCCACGCTTACGGAGAGATGGGACTTTGACTGGATCTTGTCCTTTGACTGGATCTTGTCCTTTGATCAGAACATGGCCTTTCATAGTGCCTTGACCTTTAGGACAACAAAGAAATATCCCCACCTTTAGAACAGTGTATCTGCTTTAACTATCTAGTCTTTCCTCCAGGTCCAGCCACTGTGTACTGTAGTGTTCCTCAAAATGTGATTTGAGATAGGGGAGGGTCACCAGGGCTAGCTGGGGTCTGTGCTCTTGGAAGGCTGGGACCAGGGTTCCTCGggtgtccatttcttcccctcACCCTCCATTCTGGGTCCTAGGGCCCTCACGAGGATATGCCGGACTGAAGTGTCTTTCAGAGGTGGTAAGGTCACTTTGGCATCTTTGAGGAAACTTAATGGACGGGAAAGGAGCCATGAGACACTTACCAGGAGGCCTGAGCTCCATCCTGGCTCTGGAGATTGTCTTGACAAATCCTCACCCCTCCCT
The DNA window shown above is from Kogia breviceps isolate mKogBre1 chromosome 14, mKogBre1 haplotype 1, whole genome shotgun sequence and carries:
- the LOC131741218 gene encoding elafin isoform X2; protein product: MELRPPGQGTMKGHVLIKGQDPVKGQDPVKVPSLRKRGSCPRILMQCAMLNPPNKCLRDADCPEAKKCCVGFCGKACLNPL
- the LOC131741218 gene encoding elafin isoform X1, translated to MKSRNFLIPVVVLLVLGTLVAQAAVVRGQGTMKGHVLIKGQDPVKGQDPVKVPSLRKRGSCPRILMQCAMLNPPNKCLRDADCPEAKKCCVGFCGKACLNPL